A DNA window from Nitrospira sp. contains the following coding sequences:
- a CDS encoding Peptide transporter (MaGe:77311069), whose protein sequence is MAVLPVGVSVFALMAAASFGQTIPDAGVLQQREQRQIEQERRESVPGQAPTPAPGTSPNEPAEGAVTVFVSGYRFEGNTLVPEEELRQVVASYADRQVDLVLLQRAAAVVAEHYRQRGWIVRTYLPQQDVTGGNILINIIEAMVGEVSLEGMPPTRVKPEHVLGMVREQLHSDEPLSTKALDRGLLLADDLVGVQSSGALAPGERLGQTNVLVTAKDDPPLQGDLIVNNGGQRATGAMQGIAEVRVESPFKRGDRLSLTGVFSEGSQYGRVGYTRPVGYDGWQIGVNASWLSYRLITPEFTALNVNGDAQSVGIGALYPLIRARNYNLQWLMNYDYRRFNNQALNVTRSNYRINEGTVGFAGNWFEELLGTSGATFGSLNLIVGEVGQGAHDVGENSGIAGTFSKIRWYVSRQQQMISGLSIFGAFTGQKAFSTMDSAEKFYLGGPQGLRAYPVNEASGSTGWLATGELRGSLPWGVGLAGFFDAGWVSNPANSGQSYSLKGGGLTLSWRAPLGITLDATWAHRLGDNPNPTATGQDQDGSLTRNRFWFSVHYAF, encoded by the coding sequence ATGGCGGTGCTTCCGGTGGGAGTGAGTGTCTTTGCGCTTATGGCGGCGGCTTCATTCGGGCAAACGATTCCAGATGCCGGGGTGCTTCAGCAGCGAGAACAACGCCAAATAGAACAGGAACGACGGGAGTCTGTGCCGGGCCAAGCGCCAACCCCTGCGCCAGGGACATCGCCCAATGAGCCAGCCGAAGGCGCGGTGACTGTTTTTGTTTCTGGCTATCGGTTTGAAGGGAATACGTTGGTGCCGGAGGAAGAACTACGGCAAGTCGTGGCTTCCTATGCCGACCGACAGGTCGATCTCGTGTTGCTGCAACGAGCCGCCGCCGTGGTTGCTGAACATTACCGTCAACGCGGGTGGATCGTGCGGACGTATCTTCCTCAGCAGGATGTAACCGGCGGGAACATCCTCATCAACATTATCGAGGCGATGGTCGGAGAAGTATCGCTCGAAGGGATGCCTCCGACGAGAGTTAAGCCGGAACATGTTCTCGGCATGGTCCGAGAGCAGCTTCACTCAGACGAGCCGTTGAGCACGAAGGCGTTGGATCGAGGATTGCTGCTGGCCGACGATTTGGTGGGAGTGCAGTCTTCCGGAGCATTGGCGCCCGGTGAACGATTGGGCCAGACCAACGTGCTGGTCACCGCCAAGGACGATCCGCCGCTGCAAGGAGACTTGATCGTCAACAATGGCGGACAGCGCGCGACCGGGGCCATGCAAGGCATCGCGGAAGTGCGGGTGGAAAGTCCGTTCAAGCGAGGCGACCGACTGAGCCTGACCGGCGTGTTTTCCGAAGGAAGCCAATACGGCAGAGTGGGGTATACACGCCCGGTCGGGTACGATGGGTGGCAAATCGGAGTCAATGCCTCATGGTTGTCGTACCGGCTCATTACACCGGAGTTCACTGCGCTGAATGTCAACGGCGATGCGCAAAGCGTGGGGATCGGCGCGCTCTATCCGTTGATTCGGGCGCGAAACTACAACCTGCAATGGCTCATGAATTACGACTACCGGCGTTTCAACAATCAGGCGCTGAATGTAACTCGGTCGAATTACCGCATCAACGAAGGTACCGTCGGGTTCGCAGGAAACTGGTTTGAAGAACTGCTCGGGACTTCCGGCGCAACGTTCGGCAGTCTCAACCTGATTGTTGGCGAGGTTGGCCAAGGCGCGCACGATGTGGGAGAAAATTCTGGTATCGCGGGAACCTTCTCAAAAATACGATGGTATGTCAGCCGCCAACAACAGATGATTTCGGGGCTCTCGATTTTCGGAGCATTTACAGGGCAGAAGGCCTTCAGCACCATGGATTCCGCGGAGAAGTTTTATCTCGGCGGTCCTCAAGGTCTGCGGGCCTATCCGGTGAACGAGGCCAGTGGATCGACTGGGTGGCTAGCCACTGGTGAGCTGCGAGGTTCTCTGCCATGGGGCGTAGGGCTTGCCGGATTTTTCGACGCGGGTTGGGTTTCAAATCCTGCCAATAGCGGCCAGTCGTATTCCTTAAAAGGTGGCGGACTCACGTTGAGCTGGCGCGCTCCCCTGGGAATTACCCTCGATGCCACTTGGGCGCATCGGTTGGGAGACAATCCCAATCCGACCGCCACCGGACAGGACCAGGATGGTTCACTGACGAGAAACCGATTCTGGTTCTCGGTTCATTACGCCTTCTAA
- a CDS encoding hypothetical protein (Evidence 5 : Unknown function; MaGe:77311070), producing MLKKSDHCKSERYESMAIISGIPTAPYPAGEGTKRRACENGLVFTERTDGESDAGASGRIRGTAHACAIADG from the coding sequence GTGTTGAAAAAGTCTGACCACTGCAAGAGCGAGCGTTATGAGTCAATGGCGATCATCTCAGGCATTCCAACCGCGCCGTATCCAGCTGGGGAGGGAACGAAGCGTCGGGCTTGTGAGAACGGCCTTGTGTTTACTGAGCGCACTGATGGTGAGTCTGATGCCGGGGCCTCCGGTCGGATTCGCGGAACCGCCCACGCCTGCGCAATTGCCGATGGGTGA